A window from Trinickia violacea encodes these proteins:
- a CDS encoding chemotaxis protein CheV — MADHHSIDERTNLTSSNKFELLLFRLGCVADSEEHELYGINVFKIREIMTMPAVTPIAGASDHMIGAVDIRGQIIPVIDLPKLLGCNPTRGRNILLVTEFARSTQGFAVEEVDDIVRLEWNQVLAAEGAATGGNSVTSIARIDGNTGDSRLAQVVDVEQVLRDVFPAQHPSVEPKDVGNTISMRPGAKILAADDSGFARKLIEQSLTAIGADHLMAKTGQEAWDMLDKIAREAQAEGLRARDKIALVLTDLEMPEMDGFMLTRLIKSDERTRDIPVVIHSSLTGAANEAHVKNAGATGYVAKFVAGDLAAAIRQALVS, encoded by the coding sequence ATGGCAGATCATCATTCGATCGACGAGCGCACCAATCTGACGAGTTCGAACAAGTTCGAACTGTTGCTGTTTCGCCTGGGCTGCGTCGCCGATAGCGAGGAACACGAGCTCTACGGCATCAACGTCTTCAAGATCCGCGAGATCATGACGATGCCGGCCGTCACGCCGATCGCCGGCGCCTCGGATCACATGATCGGCGCGGTCGATATCCGCGGCCAGATCATTCCCGTCATCGATCTGCCGAAGCTCTTGGGCTGCAACCCGACGCGCGGCCGCAACATCCTGCTCGTCACCGAGTTCGCGCGCTCGACGCAAGGGTTCGCGGTCGAGGAAGTCGACGATATCGTGCGGCTCGAATGGAATCAGGTGCTCGCGGCCGAAGGCGCGGCGACGGGCGGCAACTCGGTGACCAGCATCGCGCGCATCGACGGCAACACCGGCGACTCGCGCCTCGCGCAAGTGGTCGACGTCGAGCAGGTGCTGCGCGACGTGTTCCCGGCGCAGCATCCGAGCGTCGAGCCGAAGGACGTCGGCAACACGATCAGCATGCGGCCCGGCGCGAAGATTCTCGCTGCCGACGATTCCGGTTTCGCGCGCAAGCTGATCGAGCAGAGCCTGACCGCGATCGGCGCGGATCACCTGATGGCGAAGACCGGTCAGGAAGCCTGGGACATGCTCGATAAGATCGCCCGCGAGGCGCAGGCCGAGGGCCTGCGCGCCCGCGACAAGATCGCGCTCGTACTGACGGACCTCGAAATGCCCGAGATGGACGGCTTCATGCTGACCCGCCTCATCAAGAGCGACGAGCGCACGCGCGATATCCCGGTCGTCATTCATTCGTCGCTGACGGGCGCGGCGAACGAAGCGCACGTGAAGAACGCCGGCGCGACGGGCTACGTGGCGAAATTCGTGGCGGGCGATCTGGCCGCCGCCATCCGGCAGGCGCTGGTTTCCTGA
- a CDS encoding DUF2783 domain-containing protein, with the protein MALNTQPNLTRPDDFYEALLDMHRDLDEAASQSANAQLILLLANHIGDYATLVEAIQHAREGVLSRPEPALAHAL; encoded by the coding sequence ATGGCACTGAATACGCAACCCAATCTGACGCGCCCCGACGACTTCTACGAGGCGCTGCTCGACATGCATCGCGATCTCGACGAGGCCGCGAGCCAGTCAGCCAACGCGCAACTGATCCTGCTGCTCGCGAACCATATCGGCGATTACGCGACGCTTGTCGAAGCGATCCAGCACGCACGCGAAGGCGTCCTCAGCCGGCCGGAGCCGGCACTCGCGCACGCGCTGTAG
- a CDS encoding sensor domain-containing phosphodiesterase: MSDAQNPSLPTIESAFQPIFSLAHQAPVGYEALLRPSYRGEACSPVAAFGIARGLALSGEFERACARNHVGRFLGMGDSDSVLFLNVHPDVLVHPVHGQGLIDDILACGIAPSRVVIEILEAPQDTAALLADAVARLRLAGFLIALDDFGAGLTNLGRVWDLHPDVVKLDGELIRKAVTSYRNARSLLRLIELLHDIGTFIVVEGIETEAQALLSMDCDADFVQGYYFGRPEILTNGKHSALPVTEPLARRFMDARKIPQVADMEELTPYRHAFRTMVEAFINGHSLDESAAHFLALEWSMRVFLIDEQGVQVGNNIESVAHSKRRRVTFPLLSRPAGANWSKRAYFRNALAHPGTLMVSEPYMSSSSTNLCVTLSVHIKTAQGGRVVGGDVLFEGLSRLLE; encoded by the coding sequence ATGAGCGATGCGCAAAACCCCAGCCTGCCGACCATAGAGAGTGCGTTTCAGCCGATCTTCTCGCTCGCGCATCAGGCGCCAGTGGGCTACGAGGCGTTGCTGCGCCCGTCGTACCGCGGCGAGGCGTGCTCGCCCGTCGCCGCGTTCGGCATCGCCCGCGGGCTCGCCTTGAGCGGCGAGTTCGAGCGGGCCTGCGCGCGCAACCACGTCGGCCGTTTTCTCGGCATGGGCGACAGCGATAGTGTGCTGTTCCTCAACGTGCACCCGGACGTGCTCGTTCACCCGGTGCATGGTCAAGGGCTCATCGATGACATCCTGGCCTGCGGGATTGCGCCGTCGCGCGTCGTGATCGAGATTCTCGAAGCGCCCCAGGACACCGCAGCGTTGCTCGCGGATGCGGTCGCGCGGCTGCGTCTCGCGGGGTTTCTGATCGCGCTCGACGATTTCGGCGCCGGCCTCACGAACCTGGGCCGCGTGTGGGATCTGCATCCCGACGTCGTGAAGCTCGACGGCGAGCTGATCCGCAAGGCCGTCACGAGCTATCGGAATGCACGCAGCCTGCTGCGGCTCATCGAACTGCTGCATGACATCGGCACGTTCATCGTGGTGGAGGGCATCGAGACCGAGGCGCAAGCGCTTTTGAGCATGGATTGCGACGCCGATTTCGTGCAGGGCTATTACTTCGGCCGCCCCGAAATCCTGACCAACGGCAAGCACAGCGCGCTCCCGGTGACGGAGCCGCTCGCGCGCCGCTTCATGGATGCGCGGAAGATTCCGCAGGTCGCCGACATGGAGGAGCTGACGCCCTACCGTCACGCCTTTCGCACGATGGTCGAAGCGTTCATCAATGGGCACAGTCTCGACGAGAGCGCCGCGCATTTCCTGGCGCTCGAATGGTCGATGCGCGTCTTCCTGATCGACGAGCAAGGCGTGCAAGTCGGCAACAACATCGAATCGGTGGCGCACAGCAAGCGCCGCCGTGTCACGTTTCCGTTGCTGTCGCGCCCGGCCGGCGCCAATTGGTCGAAGCGGGCTTACTTCAGGAATGCGTTGGCGCATCCGGGAACGCTCATGGTGAGCGAGCCGTATATGTCGTCGAGTTCGACGAATCTGTGCGTCACGCTTTCCGTTCACATCAAGACGGCGCAGGGCGGGCGGGTCGTGGGCGGGGATGTGTTGTTCGAGGGGTTGAGCCGGTTGCTCGAATAG
- a CDS encoding transporter substrate-binding domain-containing protein — MEHTPHRTARRSWLVALVAVSAFVFSASQAAHADALDAVTKRGTLRVAVPEDYPPYGSVGPDMKPQGYDIDMATLLAKSMNVKVELVPVNSANRIPYLQTDKVDLIISSLGKTPDRAKVIDFSAPYAPYFQGVFGPADINVKTASDLAGKTVGATRGALEEIALTDMAPNATIRRFDDNNATIQAFLSGQVQLIAAGNVVAAAIIAKHPPRMPEMKFIIKDSPCYVGLAKNEPRLLAKVNATIEQAKKDGTLQAISMKWLGQSLPATF, encoded by the coding sequence ATGGAACACACGCCTCACCGCACCGCTCGGCGCAGCTGGCTTGTCGCACTCGTCGCCGTATCGGCATTCGTTTTCTCCGCTTCGCAAGCCGCGCATGCCGATGCGCTCGACGCGGTCACGAAGCGCGGCACGCTGCGCGTAGCGGTGCCGGAGGATTATCCGCCGTACGGTTCGGTCGGCCCCGACATGAAGCCGCAAGGCTATGACATCGACATGGCCACGCTGCTCGCGAAATCGATGAACGTGAAGGTCGAACTCGTGCCGGTCAATAGCGCGAACCGCATTCCGTATCTGCAAACCGACAAAGTCGATCTCATCATCTCGTCGCTCGGCAAAACGCCCGATCGTGCGAAGGTCATCGATTTCTCCGCGCCGTACGCGCCTTACTTCCAAGGCGTGTTCGGCCCGGCCGACATCAACGTCAAGACCGCGTCCGATCTCGCCGGCAAGACGGTAGGCGCCACGCGCGGCGCGCTCGAGGAAATCGCGCTCACGGACATGGCGCCGAACGCGACGATCCGCCGCTTCGACGACAACAACGCCACCATTCAAGCGTTCCTCTCCGGCCAAGTCCAACTCATCGCGGCCGGCAACGTCGTCGCGGCCGCCATCATCGCGAAGCACCCGCCGCGGATGCCCGAAATGAAATTCATCATCAAGGATTCGCCCTGCTACGTCGGACTCGCCAAGAACGAGCCGCGACTGCTCGCGAAGGTCAACGCAACGATCGAGCAGGCGAAAAAGGACGGCACGCTCCAGGCGATTTCGATGAAGTGGCTCGGCCAGTCACTGCCGGCCACCTTCTAA
- a CDS encoding porin, which yields MKKITLSTLSLAMLGAAGAAHAQSSVTLYGTIDTSLTYVHNAAQNSQGQSQNLWALGNASGGDLSGTRWGLKGTEDLGGGLKAIFQLENGFDPSTGKLLQGSREFGRQAFVGLDSDKFGTFTLGRQYDPLVDMVQGITGDNYFGSPFATVGDVDNYDNSSRTNNAIKYVTPTYAGFQAEGMYALGGVAGQTGSGQTWSLAASYNNGPISVAAGYFVADNNDGPRKSDAAGDGWSSGATSGGTFDGSLVNLGYQSAKSINIARLAAQYVAGPFTFGAAYSNSQYKNDGYSVFTSTEKFNTGQGFFNYQANSALLLGLGYSYTKSSGNTSATYHQVSLGADYNLSKRTDVYLVGAYQHASGDTLNAAGTQTVNAVASIGSYGYDGGTNTQELVALGLRHKF from the coding sequence ATGAAAAAAATCACACTGTCTACCCTCTCGCTGGCAATGCTCGGCGCCGCTGGCGCAGCGCACGCCCAAAGCAGCGTCACGCTGTACGGCACGATCGATACGTCGCTGACTTATGTTCATAACGCCGCACAGAACTCGCAAGGCCAGAGCCAGAACCTGTGGGCGCTGGGCAACGCCAGCGGCGGCGACCTGTCGGGCACCCGCTGGGGCTTGAAGGGCACGGAAGACCTGGGCGGCGGCCTGAAGGCGATTTTCCAATTGGAAAACGGCTTTGATCCGAGTACCGGCAAGCTGCTCCAAGGTAGCCGCGAGTTCGGCCGTCAAGCATTCGTCGGCCTCGACAGCGACAAGTTCGGCACGTTCACGCTGGGCCGCCAGTACGACCCGCTCGTCGACATGGTCCAAGGCATCACGGGTGACAACTACTTCGGCAGCCCGTTCGCGACCGTCGGCGACGTCGACAACTACGACAACAGCTCGCGCACGAACAACGCGATCAAGTACGTGACGCCGACGTACGCCGGCTTCCAGGCAGAAGGCATGTATGCGCTGGGCGGCGTGGCCGGCCAGACCGGTTCGGGTCAGACATGGTCGCTCGCTGCGTCGTATAACAATGGTCCGATCTCCGTGGCCGCAGGCTATTTCGTCGCGGACAACAACGACGGCCCGCGTAAGTCGGATGCCGCCGGCGACGGTTGGAGCAGCGGCGCAACGTCGGGCGGCACGTTCGACGGTTCGCTGGTCAACCTCGGCTACCAGTCGGCCAAGTCGATCAACATCGCTCGCTTGGCAGCGCAATACGTGGCAGGTCCGTTCACGTTCGGCGCCGCCTACAGCAACTCGCAATACAAGAACGACGGCTACTCGGTGTTCACGTCGACCGAGAAGTTCAACACCGGACAAGGCTTCTTCAACTACCAAGCCAACTCTGCGCTGCTGCTGGGCCTCGGCTACAGCTACACGAAGTCGAGCGGCAACACGAGCGCGACCTACCATCAGGTTTCGCTGGGCGCGGACTACAACCTGTCGAAGCGCACCGACGTATACCTGGTTGGCGCTTACCAGCACGCGAGCGGCGATACGCTTAACGCGGCCGGCACGCAAACCGTCAACGCCGTCGCTTCGATCGGTTCGTACGGCTACGACGGCGGCACCAACACGCAAGAGCTCGTCGCGCTCGGCCTGCGTCACAAGTTCTAA
- a CDS encoding YihY/virulence factor BrkB family protein, with product MSTLSTQKLHASIRREASWGLRAFKQFGADRCAAMAASIAFYSAFSLAPMLVMVIAVAGWFFGDDAARGQIFSHVHGLLGNEAAAGVQTIVQNAHRSGSAGGIAAIISFALLFVGASATFSSLNTALSIIWPETSSRTSTVVALVKVRLISFGLVLGVAFLLIVSLVLDTAITFVGQWLWGNTPYIVIGNLLQLAVGLLVLAVAFAALLKFLPDAPVVWRDAFTGGIVAAVLFSVGKKLFALYLAHAGMANSFGAAGSLAVLLMWLYFSAAVLLLGAEFASARGHLHDPRGAWGLQDNDTPAGSRAMLASALAASTVSAGSRDARDGDTAMSAAGRRAAAADRYVRKHPWRAVMLAAGAALFLTSVVGRGNGATSRDDR from the coding sequence ATGAGCACACTCTCCACCCAAAAACTGCACGCATCGATACGCAGGGAAGCGTCGTGGGGACTTCGCGCATTCAAGCAATTCGGCGCGGACCGCTGCGCCGCGATGGCGGCCAGCATCGCGTTTTACTCCGCGTTCTCGCTCGCGCCGATGCTCGTGATGGTGATCGCCGTGGCAGGCTGGTTCTTCGGCGACGACGCCGCGCGCGGGCAGATCTTCAGCCACGTCCACGGGCTGCTCGGCAACGAAGCCGCCGCCGGTGTGCAGACCATCGTCCAGAACGCGCATCGCAGCGGCAGCGCGGGCGGCATCGCCGCGATCATTTCGTTCGCGCTGCTTTTCGTCGGCGCGTCGGCGACGTTCTCGTCGCTGAACACCGCGCTCAGCATCATCTGGCCCGAGACCAGCTCACGCACGTCGACCGTCGTCGCGCTCGTCAAGGTGCGGCTCATTTCGTTCGGGCTCGTGCTCGGCGTCGCGTTTCTGCTGATCGTCTCGCTCGTGCTCGATACGGCCATCACGTTCGTCGGCCAATGGCTGTGGGGCAACACGCCGTACATCGTGATCGGCAACCTGCTGCAGTTGGCCGTCGGTTTGCTGGTGCTCGCCGTCGCGTTCGCCGCGCTGCTCAAGTTCCTGCCCGATGCGCCGGTGGTCTGGCGCGATGCGTTCACGGGCGGCATCGTCGCCGCCGTGCTGTTCTCCGTCGGCAAGAAACTCTTTGCGCTTTACCTGGCCCATGCGGGCATGGCGAATTCGTTCGGCGCGGCGGGGTCGCTCGCGGTGCTGTTGATGTGGCTGTACTTTTCGGCGGCGGTGCTGCTGCTCGGTGCGGAATTCGCCTCGGCCCGCGGCCACCTCCACGATCCGCGCGGCGCCTGGGGGCTGCAGGACAACGACACGCCCGCGGGCAGCCGGGCAATGCTGGCGTCGGCGCTTGCGGCTTCGACCGTGTCGGCGGGATCGCGCGACGCGCGCGATGGCGATACCGCGATGTCCGCAGCCGGGCGCCGCGCCGCCGCAGCCGACCGCTATGTGCGAAAGCACCCGTGGCGAGCGGTGATGCTGGCTGCCGGCGCGGCGCTCTTTCTCACGTCGGTCGTCGGGCGCGGCAACGGTGCGACCTCGCGCGACGACCGTTGA
- a CDS encoding MBL fold metallo-hydrolase, whose translation MAKAFASQADLEEKKITFTQLSENAYAYTAEGDPNSGVIVGDDGVLIVDTTATPAMAQDLIAKIRTVTDKPIKYVVLSHYHAVRVLGASAYFAEGAQQVIASRGTYEMIVERGEADMKSEIERFPRLFAGVETVPGLTWPTLVFEKEITLWLGKLEVKIAHLGSGHTKGDTVVWLPSQKVLFSGDLVEYDAACYCGDAQLEQWPATLEALRALNADKLVPGRGPALLNPAEVNQGLDYTKDFVTTLLAQGRKAVERKLDLKAAMALTREAMDPKFGHVFIYEHCLPFDVSRAFDEASGITHPRIWTAERDKDMWAALQD comes from the coding sequence ATGGCGAAGGCATTCGCATCTCAGGCCGATCTCGAAGAGAAAAAAATCACGTTCACGCAGCTCTCGGAGAACGCGTATGCGTACACGGCCGAAGGCGATCCGAATTCGGGCGTCATCGTCGGCGACGACGGCGTGCTGATCGTCGATACCACCGCGACGCCCGCGATGGCGCAAGACCTGATCGCGAAGATCCGCACCGTCACCGACAAGCCGATCAAATACGTCGTGCTCTCGCACTACCACGCGGTGCGCGTGCTCGGGGCGTCCGCGTATTTTGCCGAAGGCGCGCAGCAGGTGATCGCGAGCCGCGGCACGTACGAAATGATCGTCGAGCGCGGCGAGGCCGACATGAAGTCGGAAATCGAGCGCTTCCCGCGTCTCTTCGCGGGCGTCGAAACAGTGCCGGGCCTCACGTGGCCCACGCTCGTGTTCGAGAAGGAAATCACGCTGTGGCTCGGCAAGCTCGAAGTGAAGATCGCGCATCTGGGCTCGGGCCACACGAAGGGCGATACGGTGGTGTGGCTGCCGTCGCAGAAGGTGCTGTTCTCGGGCGACCTCGTCGAATACGACGCCGCGTGCTACTGCGGCGACGCGCAGCTCGAACAGTGGCCCGCCACGCTCGAAGCGCTGCGCGCGCTCAACGCCGACAAGCTGGTGCCGGGACGCGGCCCCGCGCTCTTGAATCCGGCCGAAGTGAACCAGGGCCTCGACTACACGAAGGATTTCGTCACGACGCTGCTCGCGCAAGGCCGCAAGGCGGTCGAGCGCAAGCTCGATCTGAAGGCCGCGATGGCGCTCACGCGCGAAGCGATGGACCCGAAGTTCGGCCACGTCTTCATCTACGAGCATTGCCTGCCGTTCGACGTGTCGCGCGCGTTTGACGAAGCGAGCGGCATCACGCATCCGCGCATCTGGACCGCCGAGCGCGACAAGGATATGTGGGCGGCGTTGCAAGACTGA
- a CDS encoding IclR family transcriptional regulator encodes MPSTPSSSTAARKREESASGAKPQRGINSLDTTGELLVALVGSGERLSLRDLSAAANMPPAKAFPHLVSLLKIGLLSRDDNGYFEAGPLALELGLIAMQRLSPTREAEPEIMELASATALSVAMAVLGPLGPTVVRLEESSTPQHVSLRVGTVMSLVNTAIGRTYAAHVSAEVLAPLFAQDGLRLAGAARGEIFEDAAANQGELLAPLRQRFAQIRADGIDTALSKPVPGIDSLAAPVFDHTGDICLVIALMGSAGSFDCDPHGEPANRLRDAVQRLSRRLGWWPVKDAKDAGTHAR; translated from the coding sequence ATGCCATCCACGCCCTCCTCATCAACCGCCGCACGCAAGCGCGAAGAATCCGCGTCCGGCGCGAAGCCGCAACGCGGCATCAACTCGCTCGACACCACCGGCGAATTGCTCGTCGCGCTCGTCGGTTCGGGCGAGCGTCTGTCGCTGCGCGACCTCTCTGCCGCCGCGAACATGCCGCCCGCGAAAGCGTTTCCGCATCTTGTGAGCCTGCTCAAGATCGGCTTGCTGAGCCGTGACGACAACGGCTATTTCGAAGCCGGTCCGCTCGCGTTGGAATTGGGTTTGATCGCGATGCAGCGGCTGTCGCCGACACGCGAAGCGGAGCCCGAGATCATGGAACTCGCGTCGGCCACGGCGTTGAGCGTCGCGATGGCCGTGCTCGGGCCGCTCGGGCCGACGGTCGTGCGCCTCGAAGAATCGTCGACGCCGCAGCATGTGAGCTTGCGGGTCGGCACGGTGATGTCGCTCGTCAACACCGCGATCGGCAGGACGTATGCCGCGCATGTGAGCGCGGAGGTGCTCGCGCCGCTCTTTGCGCAGGATGGATTGCGGCTGGCGGGGGCGGCGCGCGGGGAGATCTTCGAGGATGCCGCGGCGAACCAGGGCGAATTGCTCGCTCCGCTGCGCCAGCGCTTCGCGCAAATTCGCGCCGACGGCATCGACACCGCGCTGAGCAAGCCGGTGCCCGGCATCGACTCGCTCGCGGCCCCCGTGTTCGATCACACCGGCGACATTTGCCTGGTCATCGCGCTGATGGGCTCGGCGGGCAGTTTCGATTGCGATCCGCACGGCGAACCGGCGAATCGGCTGCGGGATGCCGTGCAGCGGTTGTCGCGGAGATTGGGGTGGTGGCCCGTCAAGGACGCGAAGGACGCGGGGACGCACGCGCGATAA
- a CDS encoding IclR family transcriptional regulator, with protein MKNSAAGEAGGKQKEKAQRGVQSAEVSGRLLHALVRAREPLALTDLAESAELASAQAHTYLVSLTRLGLIKRDELSGRYEPGPLSLRLGLLHLEHQPVYRAAVPHAAALAKAIGHTVAICIAGPRGPTIVRYERSGFPLHVNLHVGTVMSLTKTATGRVFCAFLPAERVQAMWATQTKRALDAFASADEQRVFEATLGEIRKRGIERAVDAPSPGASSLSVPVLDANGELGAALTVIGSSGALDVAFDGSIARAMRAASDAIGRELASTS; from the coding sequence ATGAAGAATTCGGCAGCAGGCGAAGCCGGCGGCAAGCAGAAGGAGAAGGCACAGCGCGGCGTGCAAAGCGCCGAAGTCAGCGGCCGCCTGCTGCACGCGCTCGTGCGCGCTCGCGAGCCGCTTGCGCTGACCGATCTCGCCGAGAGCGCCGAACTCGCCTCCGCCCAGGCGCACACGTATCTCGTCAGCCTCACGCGCCTTGGGCTCATCAAGCGCGACGAGCTGTCGGGGCGCTACGAACCGGGGCCGCTGTCGCTGCGGCTTGGCCTTCTGCATCTCGAGCATCAGCCGGTCTATCGCGCGGCCGTCCCGCATGCGGCGGCGCTTGCCAAAGCGATCGGCCATACGGTCGCGATCTGCATCGCCGGGCCTCGAGGCCCGACCATCGTGCGCTACGAGCGCTCGGGATTTCCTCTGCACGTGAACTTGCACGTCGGCACGGTCATGTCGCTCACGAAGACGGCTACGGGGCGCGTCTTCTGCGCGTTCCTTCCCGCCGAGCGCGTGCAAGCCATGTGGGCCACGCAGACCAAGCGCGCGCTCGACGCGTTTGCGTCAGCCGACGAACAGCGCGTCTTCGAAGCGACGCTCGGCGAGATCCGCAAGCGCGGCATCGAACGTGCGGTCGACGCGCCGAGCCCCGGCGCCAGCAGCCTGAGCGTGCCCGTACTCGACGCGAACGGCGAGCTTGGCGCCGCGCTGACCGTCATCGGTTCGTCGGGGGCGCTCGACGTGGCCTTCGACGGCTCGATCGCCCGCGCAATGCGAGCAGCCAGCGATGCGATCGGCCGCGAACTCGCGTCCACGTCCTGA
- a CDS encoding FAD-dependent oxidoreductase, with protein sequence MSINYQTVSFDYRRSAEQEGKGAPLHPVIVVGAGPVGLAAAIDVAQRGVPVVLVDDDCTLSTGSRAICFSKRSLDIFDRLGCGERMVEKGVRWHVGKVFVQDEHVYTFDLLPESGHRRPAFINLQQYYVEGFLVERAQELPNLDIRWKSKVTGIRQENGGDVGGATVTLTIETPDGSYDLRGRYVVAADGSRSPLRTLLGLDSKGRIFKDRFLIADVKMKADFPSERWFWFDPPFHPNQSVLLHRQPDNVWRIDFQLGWDADPVLEKTPERIIPRVRALLGPDVEFELEWASVYTFACVRMERFRHGNVLFAGDSAHGVSPFGARGANSGIQDAENLAWKLEMVLAGRAPDALLDTYGSEREYAADENIRNSSRSTDFITPKTPVSRVFRDAVLKLAKQHPFARQLVNTGRLSVPAVLSESTLNMPDRDRFEGQMVPGAACVDAPVQCGGNDDWLLSQLGGAFTALVFCGPEGVDAASVAALSALRDAALPVKSIVVSAGPLDDYRQAGAALADITLLEDTEGIAAQRYDASPGTLYLIRPDQHVCARWRHAEPGDLEAALKRALGVRGVA encoded by the coding sequence ATGAGCATCAACTACCAAACCGTGTCGTTCGATTACCGGCGCAGCGCGGAGCAGGAGGGCAAGGGGGCGCCGCTCCATCCGGTGATCGTGGTCGGGGCCGGGCCTGTGGGCCTCGCCGCCGCCATCGACGTGGCTCAGCGCGGCGTGCCGGTGGTGCTCGTCGACGACGATTGCACGCTGTCGACGGGCTCGCGTGCGATTTGTTTTTCGAAGCGCTCGCTCGATATCTTCGACCGGCTCGGCTGCGGCGAGCGCATGGTCGAGAAGGGGGTGCGCTGGCATGTCGGCAAGGTGTTCGTGCAGGACGAGCACGTGTATACGTTCGACTTGCTGCCAGAGAGCGGACACCGCCGGCCGGCGTTCATTAACTTGCAGCAGTACTACGTCGAAGGTTTTCTCGTCGAACGCGCGCAGGAACTGCCGAATCTGGATATCCGCTGGAAGAGCAAGGTCACGGGCATTCGCCAGGAAAACGGCGGCGACGTCGGCGGCGCGACCGTGACGCTCACGATCGAAACGCCCGATGGTTCATACGATTTGCGCGGCCGCTACGTCGTGGCGGCGGACGGTTCGAGAAGCCCCTTGCGCACGTTGCTCGGGCTCGACAGCAAGGGGCGGATTTTCAAAGACCGCTTCTTGATCGCCGACGTGAAAATGAAAGCGGACTTCCCGAGCGAACGCTGGTTCTGGTTCGATCCGCCGTTTCACCCGAACCAATCGGTGCTGCTGCATCGCCAGCCCGACAACGTCTGGCGCATCGATTTCCAGCTCGGCTGGGATGCCGATCCGGTGCTCGAAAAGACGCCCGAGCGGATCATTCCGCGCGTGCGCGCGCTGCTCGGTCCCGATGTCGAATTCGAGCTGGAGTGGGCGAGCGTCTATACGTTTGCTTGTGTGCGGATGGAGCGCTTTCGCCACGGCAACGTGCTGTTCGCCGGCGATTCCGCGCATGGCGTTTCGCCGTTCGGCGCGCGCGGCGCGAATAGCGGCATACAGGACGCGGAAAACCTTGCATGGAAGCTCGAGATGGTGCTCGCCGGCCGCGCGCCGGACGCCCTGCTCGACACCTATGGGAGCGAGCGCGAATACGCGGCCGACGAGAACATCCGCAATTCGTCGCGCTCGACGGATTTCATCACACCGAAGACGCCGGTCTCGCGCGTGTTTCGCGACGCTGTGCTCAAGCTCGCGAAACAGCATCCGTTTGCGCGGCAGCTGGTGAATACGGGCCGTTTGTCGGTGCCGGCGGTGCTCAGCGAATCGACGCTCAATATGCCCGATCGCGATCGCTTCGAGGGGCAGATGGTGCCGGGCGCTGCGTGCGTCGATGCGCCCGTGCAATGCGGCGGCAACGACGATTGGTTGCTCTCGCAACTGGGCGGCGCGTTCACCGCGTTGGTGTTTTGCGGGCCCGAAGGCGTCGACGCGGCGAGCGTTGCCGCTTTGAGCGCGTTGCGCGACGCGGCGCTGCCGGTGAAGTCAATCGTGGTGAGCGCCGGGCCACTCGACGATTACCGCCAGGCAGGCGCGGCGCTTGCCGATATCACGCTGCTCGAAGATACGGAAGGCATCGCGGCGCAGCGCTATGACGCGAGCCCCGGCACGCTCTACCTGATTCGTCCCGATCAGCACGTCTGCGCGCGTTGGCGGCACGCGGAGCCGGGCGATCTCGAAGCGGCGTTGAAGCGCGCGCTGGGCGTGCGAGGCGTTGCCTGA
- a CDS encoding DUF4148 domain-containing protein, translated as MRSTPTAIALLMLSLVSASAMAAPLTPHECNSYPFKPASGEVTRAQLIRELGELESVGYDPTADDPDYPTNLQRAQQALQAKYQKDCAPDAVSTSTTARARVPAPAG; from the coding sequence ATGAGATCGACCCCGACCGCGATCGCACTATTGATGCTGTCGCTCGTCAGCGCTTCCGCCATGGCGGCACCGCTTACGCCGCACGAATGCAACAGTTACCCGTTCAAGCCCGCTTCCGGTGAAGTCACGCGCGCGCAGTTGATACGCGAGCTTGGCGAGCTGGAGTCGGTCGGGTATGACCCGACTGCCGACGACCCCGATTACCCCACGAACCTCCAACGCGCACAGCAGGCGCTGCAAGCCAAATATCAGAAGGATTGCGCGCCCGATGCCGTCAGTACGTCGACTACAGCGCGTGCGCGAGTGCCGGCTCCGGCCGGCTGA